One stretch of Novosphingobium pentaromativorans US6-1 DNA includes these proteins:
- a CDS encoding LLM class flavin-dependent oxidoreductase encodes MIPLSVLDLVTVREGSTVADSLAISAGYARAAEAAGYKRFWVAEHHGMDGIAGGATSVVLAHIGHATSTIRIGAGGIMLPNHNPFVIAEQFGTLAAMFPGRVDLGLGRAPGADGRLGNALRKNIMAAAEQFPQDVVELRARFAGQAVGGVPAPQADGADVEMWILGSSLFGAQLAAMLGLPYAFASHFAPAQLDDAARVYRERFQPSEVLDKPHFMAAINVIAADSDEEAAYLASSTEQSFVALRTGNPGRLKPPVRDYRANLPGSALAMLEQVRSVSAIGAPQKVREGIEAFIARTGADELIVSGATFDPQAQYRSLALTMEALERVPG; translated from the coding sequence ATGATTCCGCTTTCCGTCCTCGATCTCGTCACCGTCCGCGAAGGCAGCACCGTTGCCGACTCACTGGCGATCAGCGCCGGCTATGCCCGGGCCGCAGAAGCGGCGGGCTACAAACGGTTCTGGGTGGCCGAGCATCACGGGATGGACGGCATCGCCGGGGGCGCGACTTCGGTGGTCTTGGCGCATATCGGACATGCGACTTCGACGATCCGGATCGGCGCTGGCGGGATCATGCTGCCCAACCACAACCCTTTCGTGATCGCGGAGCAGTTCGGCACGCTGGCGGCGATGTTCCCGGGACGCGTGGACCTCGGCCTGGGCCGCGCGCCGGGGGCGGACGGACGCCTCGGCAACGCCTTGCGCAAGAACATCATGGCCGCAGCCGAGCAGTTCCCGCAGGACGTGGTCGAACTGCGAGCGCGCTTTGCCGGACAGGCCGTGGGCGGCGTCCCTGCGCCGCAGGCGGACGGGGCCGACGTGGAAATGTGGATCCTGGGATCGAGCCTGTTCGGTGCCCAGCTCGCCGCTATGCTCGGCCTGCCTTATGCCTTTGCATCGCACTTTGCGCCTGCGCAGCTAGACGATGCCGCGCGGGTCTATCGCGAGCGGTTCCAGCCATCCGAAGTGCTCGACAAGCCGCACTTCATGGCGGCGATCAACGTGATCGCGGCCGACAGCGACGAGGAGGCCGCCTATCTCGCCTCGTCGACGGAGCAGAGCTTCGTCGCCTTGCGCACCGGCAATCCCGGGCGCCTCAAGCCGCCTGTGCGAGATTACCGCGCCAACCTGCCGGGATCGGCGCTGGCCATGCTCGAACAGGTCCGCTCAGTCAGTGCGATTGGCGCGCCGCAGAAAGTGCGCGAAGGCATCGAAGCCTTCATCGCGCGCACCGGGGCGGACGAACTGATCGTGTCGGGCGCCACCTTCGATCCGCAGGCGCAATACCGCTCGCTGGCCTTGACCATGGAAGCGCTGGAACGGGTGCCGGGCTGA